Proteins found in one Crassostrea angulata isolate pt1a10 chromosome 3, ASM2561291v2, whole genome shotgun sequence genomic segment:
- the LOC128176406 gene encoding uncharacterized protein LOC128176406 isoform X1, with amino-acid sequence MRIDVTSKPSKMHARLGARNNKSTCFRLSTTFNRTVYHEIKQFLTSILQVQNQGRFTIKMESSTVSSLVHMIQTYGETSALKTCIEKISKKSIEQYKGENGMDVLHYAIIANNMEAVSLLFHKGIFKPPHESSSFPYLHLAARLGHKMILNMLLQERPLDNVPAVFNYKSAGDRYKDSKIADDKESGDFKQTALDLAGKSGHVGCVKTILDHCHGKFVQGKKFKGNEAYIEMACQLDSPYALCSLLSDHPSDEEIKSAVGAALKNARPECLDVLLRLRTDLSTLFEGMNLFHVLYSYTLSFDKKWYERLLAVTTILIKHGHNVGASIPFRTYPLYSLLSHSACHDFDNSSNYIIACSLLLHNAGADPNFDELQFEKDFEDMRIRSAFGRCAFSSGLHCLFQTVEHYATQMQGNRYLKVYMSKCAAVLLKHGCNPNYVGEIDSSTNQSGNSLHALCRTVVFTGVDDKLIKLLLQNGADPSVKVGSDFPVTVLTGKLLELDDEDQCLLRSTDVEHLKVMINAMTQGAIRESMAIMDHGVKEMKTSIPQKDKRFQIYDKVHMYCSELVSDVWNLKRICMQRILSLCDRKVTSILKLPLPMALKMNIVEFQ; translated from the exons ATGAGAATTGACGTCACAAGTAAACCTTCGAAAATGCACGCGAGACTTGGTGCGAGAAATAACAAAAGCACGTGTTTCCGGTTATCAACAACATTTAATCGCACAGTTTATCATgaaatcaaacagtttttaacgTCCATTTTACAG GTCCAAAACCAAGGACGCTTTACAATCAAAATGGAGTCATCGACTGTGTCGTCTTTGGTTCATATGATACAGACTTACGGTGAAACATCAGCATTAAAGACTTGCATCGAAAAGATCAGCAAGAAATCCATTGAACAGTATAAAGGTGAAAATGGAATGGATGTGCTGCATTATGCTATTATAGCGAATAACATGGAGGCCGTCAGTCTCTTATTTCACAAAGGTATATTTAAACCGCCCCACGAATCTTCGTCTTTCCCATACCTACACTTGGCGGCAAGACTGGgacataaaatgattttgaatatGTTGCTTCAAGAACGTCCTTTGGATAATGTGCCAGCAGTTTTCAATTATAAATCGGCCGGCGATCGTTACAAAGACAGCAAAATTGCAGACGACAAAGAATCGGGCGATTTCAAGCAGACAGCCTTGGATTTAGCGGGGAAAAGTGGTCACGTCGGATGTGTGAAAACTATTCTAGACCACTGTCATGGGAAATTTGTGcaaggaaaaaaattcaaaggcaACGAGGCTTATATTGAGATGGCGTGTCAGCTCGACTCTCCCTACGCTCTTTGCTCCCTTTTATCAGACCATCCCTCGGATGAAGAAATCAAAAGTGCAGTGGGTGCCGCTTTGAAAAACGCCAGACCAGAGTGTCTGGACGTGCTGTTACGACTGCGGACAGATCTGTCCACATTATTTGAAGGAATGAACTTGTTTCACGTCCTGTATTCCTACACCTTGTCTTTTGACAAGAAGTGGTACGAACGGCTACTTGCTGTGACGACAATTTTAATTAAGCATGGACATAATGTTGGAGCTTCGATACCTTTCCGCACCTATCCTTTGTACAGTCTTCTTTCTCACTCGGCATGTCATGATTTTGACAATTCCTCAAACTACATCATTGCTTGTTCCCTGTTGCTGCACAATGCAGGAGCGGATCCTAACTTCGATGAACttcagtttgaaaaagattttgagGACATGCGGATAAGGTCTGCTTTTGGGAGATGTGCCTTTTCCTCGGGGTTACATTGCTTATTTCAAACTGTCGAACATTATGCCACTCAAATGCAGGGAAACCGATATTTAAAGGTATATATGAGCAAATGTGCTGCAGTTTTACTCAAACATGGATGCAACCCAAATTACGTTGGGGAAATCGACAGTTCCACAAACCAATCGGGAAACAGTTTACATGCCCTCTGCCGAACGGTAGTTTTTACCGGTGTAGATGACAAACTGATCAAGCTTCTTTTACAGAATGGGGCGGATCCGAGTGTTAAAGTCGGTAGTGATTTCCCTGTAACCGTGTTAACGGGTAAACTTCTAGAACTCGATGATGAGGATCAGTGTCTTTTGCGATCTACGGATGTGGAACATCTGAAAGTCATGATAAACGCAATGACGCAAGGAGCGATTCGAGAAAGCATGGCAATAATGGACCATGGggtaaaagaaatgaaaacgtCCATACCCCAAAAAGATAAAAGGTTCCAAATTTACGACAAGGTTCATATGTATTGCTCGGAGTTGGTCTCAGATGTGTGGAATTTAAAACGGATTTGTATGCAGAGAATTTTGAGTTTGTGTGACAGAAAAGTGACCAGCATTTTGAAGTTGCCACTTCCAATGGCtcttaaaatgaacattgttgAGTTTCAGTGA
- the LOC128176406 gene encoding uncharacterized protein LOC128176406 isoform X2: protein MESSTVSSLVHMIQTYGETSALKTCIEKISKKSIEQYKGENGMDVLHYAIIANNMEAVSLLFHKGIFKPPHESSSFPYLHLAARLGHKMILNMLLQERPLDNVPAVFNYKSAGDRYKDSKIADDKESGDFKQTALDLAGKSGHVGCVKTILDHCHGKFVQGKKFKGNEAYIEMACQLDSPYALCSLLSDHPSDEEIKSAVGAALKNARPECLDVLLRLRTDLSTLFEGMNLFHVLYSYTLSFDKKWYERLLAVTTILIKHGHNVGASIPFRTYPLYSLLSHSACHDFDNSSNYIIACSLLLHNAGADPNFDELQFEKDFEDMRIRSAFGRCAFSSGLHCLFQTVEHYATQMQGNRYLKVYMSKCAAVLLKHGCNPNYVGEIDSSTNQSGNSLHALCRTVVFTGVDDKLIKLLLQNGADPSVKVGSDFPVTVLTGKLLELDDEDQCLLRSTDVEHLKVMINAMTQGAIRESMAIMDHGVKEMKTSIPQKDKRFQIYDKVHMYCSELVSDVWNLKRICMQRILSLCDRKVTSILKLPLPMALKMNIVEFQ from the coding sequence ATGGAGTCATCGACTGTGTCGTCTTTGGTTCATATGATACAGACTTACGGTGAAACATCAGCATTAAAGACTTGCATCGAAAAGATCAGCAAGAAATCCATTGAACAGTATAAAGGTGAAAATGGAATGGATGTGCTGCATTATGCTATTATAGCGAATAACATGGAGGCCGTCAGTCTCTTATTTCACAAAGGTATATTTAAACCGCCCCACGAATCTTCGTCTTTCCCATACCTACACTTGGCGGCAAGACTGGgacataaaatgattttgaatatGTTGCTTCAAGAACGTCCTTTGGATAATGTGCCAGCAGTTTTCAATTATAAATCGGCCGGCGATCGTTACAAAGACAGCAAAATTGCAGACGACAAAGAATCGGGCGATTTCAAGCAGACAGCCTTGGATTTAGCGGGGAAAAGTGGTCACGTCGGATGTGTGAAAACTATTCTAGACCACTGTCATGGGAAATTTGTGcaaggaaaaaaattcaaaggcaACGAGGCTTATATTGAGATGGCGTGTCAGCTCGACTCTCCCTACGCTCTTTGCTCCCTTTTATCAGACCATCCCTCGGATGAAGAAATCAAAAGTGCAGTGGGTGCCGCTTTGAAAAACGCCAGACCAGAGTGTCTGGACGTGCTGTTACGACTGCGGACAGATCTGTCCACATTATTTGAAGGAATGAACTTGTTTCACGTCCTGTATTCCTACACCTTGTCTTTTGACAAGAAGTGGTACGAACGGCTACTTGCTGTGACGACAATTTTAATTAAGCATGGACATAATGTTGGAGCTTCGATACCTTTCCGCACCTATCCTTTGTACAGTCTTCTTTCTCACTCGGCATGTCATGATTTTGACAATTCCTCAAACTACATCATTGCTTGTTCCCTGTTGCTGCACAATGCAGGAGCGGATCCTAACTTCGATGAACttcagtttgaaaaagattttgagGACATGCGGATAAGGTCTGCTTTTGGGAGATGTGCCTTTTCCTCGGGGTTACATTGCTTATTTCAAACTGTCGAACATTATGCCACTCAAATGCAGGGAAACCGATATTTAAAGGTATATATGAGCAAATGTGCTGCAGTTTTACTCAAACATGGATGCAACCCAAATTACGTTGGGGAAATCGACAGTTCCACAAACCAATCGGGAAACAGTTTACATGCCCTCTGCCGAACGGTAGTTTTTACCGGTGTAGATGACAAACTGATCAAGCTTCTTTTACAGAATGGGGCGGATCCGAGTGTTAAAGTCGGTAGTGATTTCCCTGTAACCGTGTTAACGGGTAAACTTCTAGAACTCGATGATGAGGATCAGTGTCTTTTGCGATCTACGGATGTGGAACATCTGAAAGTCATGATAAACGCAATGACGCAAGGAGCGATTCGAGAAAGCATGGCAATAATGGACCATGGggtaaaagaaatgaaaacgtCCATACCCCAAAAAGATAAAAGGTTCCAAATTTACGACAAGGTTCATATGTATTGCTCGGAGTTGGTCTCAGATGTGTGGAATTTAAAACGGATTTGTATGCAGAGAATTTTGAGTTTGTGTGACAGAAAAGTGACCAGCATTTTGAAGTTGCCACTTCCAATGGCtcttaaaatgaacattgttgAGTTTCAGTGA
- the LOC128176407 gene encoding transcription initiation factor IIA subunit 1-like isoform X1, producing MANANPVPRLYKTVVEDVISNVREAFLDEGVDEQVLQELKQLWENKLTQSRALDSGPEPSESVMIPSTIQYIPQPVQNAPSKQQFIGASGVVTQNMPVPVQIASQDISQPAATAHMALPQGVLQQQLQALASQGLTLQPTGNGQFIIQALPQQGAHGQIGAPQLQQVTISQASIPTMIQQPQGQQQQKTHQVLQLDGAGDSSSSEDEDFDDDDDDNENDDDAKEDDNDEQGEEEEPLNSDDDVSDEDPSDLFDTDNVVVCQYDKINRNKNKWKFHLKDGIMNLNGKDFVFQKATGDAEW from the exons ATGGCTAACGCGAACCCTGTG CCCCGTTTGTATAAAACGGTGGTAGAGGATGTCATTTCCAACGTGAGGGAAGCTTTCCTCGACGAGGGAGTGGACGAACAAGTTCTACAGGAACTGAAGCAG ttatGGGAGAACAAACTAACACAGTCAAGGGCCCTGGATTCTGGCCCTGAGCCCTCAGAGTCTGTCATGATCCCCTCCACGATACAGTACATCCCACAACCTGTACAGAACGCCCCCAGTAAACAACAGTTTA TTGGAGCATCAGGAGTGGTTACACAGAATATGCCTGTACCTGTACAGATCGCAAGCCAAGACATC AGTCAGCCAGCTGCAACAGCGCACATGGCATTACCTCAGGGAGTCCTCCAGCAACAGCTGCAGGCCCTGGCCTCTCAAGGCCTTACCCTTCAGCCCACAG GGAATGGTCAGTTTATCATCCAGGCCTTGCCCCAGCAAGGTGCCCATGGTCAGATAGGGGCCCCCCAACTCCAGCAAGTGACCATCTCCCAGGCCAGTATCCCCACCATGATCCAGCAGCCCCAGGGCCAGCAACAG CAGAAGACACATCAGGTGTTGCAGCTGGATGGAGCAGGAGACTCCAGTTCTTCAGAAGATGAGGAttttgatgatgatgacgatgacAATGAAAACGACGATGATGCCAAAGAGGATGACAATGACGAGCAGGGAGAAGAAGAG GAGCCCCTGAACTCCGACGATGACGTGAGTGACGAGGACCCGTCCGATCTGTTTGACACCGACAATGTGGTGGTGTGTCAGTATGACAAG ataaacagaaataaaaacaagtggAAGTTCCATCTGAAAGACGGAATCATGAATCTCAATGGAAAAGACTTTGTCTTTCAAAAAGCTACGGGAGATGCGGAATGGTGA
- the LOC128176407 gene encoding transcription initiation factor IIA subunit 1-like isoform X2 → MANANPVPRLYKTVVEDVISNVREAFLDEGVDEQVLQELKQLWENKLTQSRALDSGPEPSESVMIPSTIQYIPQPVQNAPSKQQFIGASGVVTQNMPVPVQIASQDISQPAATAHMALPQGVLQQQLQALASQGLTLQPTGNGQFIIQALPQQGAHGQIGAPQLQQVTISQASIPTMIQQPQGQQQKTHQVLQLDGAGDSSSSEDEDFDDDDDDNENDDDAKEDDNDEQGEEEEPLNSDDDVSDEDPSDLFDTDNVVVCQYDKINRNKNKWKFHLKDGIMNLNGKDFVFQKATGDAEW, encoded by the exons ATGGCTAACGCGAACCCTGTG CCCCGTTTGTATAAAACGGTGGTAGAGGATGTCATTTCCAACGTGAGGGAAGCTTTCCTCGACGAGGGAGTGGACGAACAAGTTCTACAGGAACTGAAGCAG ttatGGGAGAACAAACTAACACAGTCAAGGGCCCTGGATTCTGGCCCTGAGCCCTCAGAGTCTGTCATGATCCCCTCCACGATACAGTACATCCCACAACCTGTACAGAACGCCCCCAGTAAACAACAGTTTA TTGGAGCATCAGGAGTGGTTACACAGAATATGCCTGTACCTGTACAGATCGCAAGCCAAGACATC AGTCAGCCAGCTGCAACAGCGCACATGGCATTACCTCAGGGAGTCCTCCAGCAACAGCTGCAGGCCCTGGCCTCTCAAGGCCTTACCCTTCAGCCCACAG GGAATGGTCAGTTTATCATCCAGGCCTTGCCCCAGCAAGGTGCCCATGGTCAGATAGGGGCCCCCCAACTCCAGCAAGTGACCATCTCCCAGGCCAGTATCCCCACCATGATCCAGCAGCCCCAGGGCCAGCAACAG AAGACACATCAGGTGTTGCAGCTGGATGGAGCAGGAGACTCCAGTTCTTCAGAAGATGAGGAttttgatgatgatgacgatgacAATGAAAACGACGATGATGCCAAAGAGGATGACAATGACGAGCAGGGAGAAGAAGAG GAGCCCCTGAACTCCGACGATGACGTGAGTGACGAGGACCCGTCCGATCTGTTTGACACCGACAATGTGGTGGTGTGTCAGTATGACAAG ataaacagaaataaaaacaagtggAAGTTCCATCTGAAAGACGGAATCATGAATCTCAATGGAAAAGACTTTGTCTTTCAAAAAGCTACGGGAGATGCGGAATGGTGA